Proteins from a genomic interval of Kitasatospora herbaricolor:
- a CDS encoding adenylate/guanylate cyclase domain-containing protein has translation MAEDGNGGAKADPDDQTVALDLERLILDAPRRYTPYQAARAADVPMELATRFWRAMGFPDIGQSRALTDGDVIALRRLAGLVESGLLSESMAIQVARSTGQTTARLAGWQMDTFLDSLTQAVEPGLTRADVAYPLVELLLPELEQFLVYVWRRQLAAVTGRVVQAAEDAEITSGRLAVGFADLVGFTRLSRRLEEEELGELVETFENTCSDLIAGLGGRVIKTLGDEILYVSEDPVTAAEIALGLVETLADDDTMPELRVGLAFGTVTSRMGDVFGTTVNLASRLTSIAPKDAVLIDGEFAAVLEQNGSVAPAELDGPDLADAISAAAGLPVGVDVNAGHRFRLQPMWRRPVRGLGLVEPWLLSRRVRTD, from the coding sequence GTGGCAGAGGACGGCAACGGCGGCGCCAAGGCGGATCCGGACGACCAGACGGTCGCGCTGGATCTTGAGCGGCTGATCCTGGACGCACCACGCCGCTACACCCCGTACCAGGCCGCCCGGGCCGCCGATGTGCCGATGGAGCTGGCCACCCGCTTCTGGCGGGCGATGGGCTTTCCGGACATCGGGCAGTCCCGGGCGCTGACCGACGGGGACGTGATCGCCCTGCGGCGGCTGGCCGGCCTGGTGGAGTCCGGGCTGCTGAGCGAGTCGATGGCGATCCAGGTGGCGCGCTCCACCGGCCAGACCACCGCGCGGCTGGCCGGCTGGCAGATGGACACCTTCCTGGACAGCCTCACCCAGGCCGTCGAACCCGGCCTGACCCGCGCCGATGTCGCGTACCCGCTGGTCGAGCTGCTGCTGCCGGAGCTGGAGCAGTTCCTGGTCTACGTCTGGCGCCGGCAGCTGGCGGCCGTCACCGGCCGGGTGGTGCAGGCGGCCGAGGACGCCGAGATCACCAGCGGCCGGCTCGCCGTCGGCTTCGCCGACCTGGTCGGCTTCACCCGGCTGTCGCGCCGGCTGGAGGAGGAGGAGCTCGGCGAGCTGGTCGAGACCTTCGAGAACACCTGCTCGGACCTGATCGCGGGCCTCGGCGGCCGGGTCATCAAGACCCTCGGCGACGAGATCCTGTACGTCTCGGAGGACCCGGTGACGGCCGCCGAGATCGCGCTCGGCCTGGTGGAGACGCTGGCGGACGACGACACCATGCCGGAACTGCGGGTCGGTCTCGCCTTCGGCACCGTGACCTCCCGGATGGGCGACGTGTTCGGCACCACGGTGAACCTGGCCAGCCGGCTCACCTCGATCGCGCCCAAGGACGCGGTGCTGATCGACGGCGAGTTCGCGGCCGTGCTGGAGCAGAACGGCAGCGTCGCGCCCGCGGAGCTGGACGGCCCGGACCTCGCCGACGCGATCTCGGCCGCGGCCGGGCTGCCGGTCGGGGTGGACGTCAACGCCGGGCACCGGTTCCGGCTGCAGCCGATGTGGCGCCGCCCGGTGCGCGGGCTCGGCCTGGTCGAGCCCTGGCTGCTCTCACGCCGGGTCCGCACGGACTGA